From one Streptomyces mobaraensis genomic stretch:
- a CDS encoding cobalamin B12-binding domain-containing protein, whose protein sequence is MGVTGPIRVVVAKPGLDGHDRGAKVIARALRDAGMEVIYTGLHQTPEQIVDTAIQEDADAIGLSILSGAHNTLFAKVIELLKERDAEDIKVFGGGIIPEADIPPLKELGVAAIFTPGATTTSIVEWVNANVRQAAGA, encoded by the coding sequence ATGGGAGTGACCGGTCCGATCCGTGTGGTGGTGGCCAAGCCGGGGCTCGACGGACACGATCGCGGGGCCAAGGTCATCGCACGTGCGCTGCGGGACGCCGGCATGGAGGTCATCTACACCGGGCTTCACCAGACCCCCGAGCAGATCGTCGACACCGCGATCCAGGAGGACGCCGACGCGATCGGCCTGTCCATCCTGTCCGGCGCGCACAACACCCTGTTCGCCAAGGTGATCGAGCTGCTGAAGGAGCGCGACGCCGAGGACATCAAGGTGTTCGGCGGCGGCATCATCCCGGAGGCCGACATCCCGCCGCTCAAGGAGCTGGGAGTGGCGGCGATCTTCACGCCGGGGGCGACGACGACGTCGATCGTCGAGTGGGTCAACGCCAACGTCCGCCAGGCCGCCGGGGCCTGA
- a CDS encoding esterase/lipase family protein yields the protein MGALPALSLVSGALVSGASPSTGSGAPRPSAALVRSTALELVILACHTLLYPTGVTQERHPPPLATPLAPMEKDITNDRVPVLLLHGFADNRSVFVLLRRSLLRHGWGHVASLNHSLLTRDIRTAATALSRYVEEFRARTGAERIDVVGHSLGGLVARYYVQRLGGDALVRRLVTLGTPHGGTRVAPPMSVHPLVRQMRPGSGVIRELAAPAPGCRTRFVGFWSDLDQVMVPVETARLDHPDLMVRNIRVSGVGHLALPVHPAVVAGIRQALASRDGSEDDAGRVSVA from the coding sequence ATGGGGGCCTTGCCCGCCTTATCCCTTGTCTCCGGAGCTCTGGTCTCCGGGGCTTCGCCATCCACCGGTTCCGGCGCCCCGCGGCCGTCGGCCGCGCTGGTCCGGTCCACGGCGCTGGAGCTGGTCATCCTGGCCTGCCACACGCTGCTGTACCCGACGGGCGTCACCCAGGAGCGTCATCCACCGCCCCTCGCCACGCCACTGGCACCCATGGAGAAGGACATCACGAACGACCGCGTTCCCGTGCTCCTCCTCCATGGATTCGCCGACAACCGTTCGGTGTTCGTCCTGCTGCGCCGTTCGCTGCTCCGGCACGGCTGGGGGCACGTGGCCTCGCTCAACCACTCGCTCCTCACCCGCGACATCCGCACCGCCGCCACGGCGCTGAGCCGGTACGTCGAGGAGTTTCGGGCCCGGACGGGCGCCGAGCGGATCGATGTCGTCGGGCACAGTCTGGGCGGCTTGGTGGCCCGTTACTACGTCCAGCGGCTGGGGGGTGACGCCCTGGTCCGCCGGCTGGTCACGCTCGGGACGCCGCACGGCGGCACGCGGGTGGCCCCGCCGATGTCGGTGCACCCGCTGGTACGGCAGATGCGCCCGGGTTCCGGAGTCATCAGGGAGCTGGCCGCGCCGGCCCCCGGCTGCCGGACGCGCTTCGTCGGTTTCTGGAGCGATCTGGACCAGGTGATGGTCCCCGTGGAGACGGCCCGTCTCGACCATCCGGACCTGATGGTGCGGAACATCCGCGTCAGCGGCGTCGGCCACCTCGCCCTCCCCGTCCACCCGGCCGTGGTGGCGGGCATCCGGCAGGCGCTGGCGTCGCGGGACGGGAGCGAGGACGACGCCGGGCGGGTATCCGTGGCATGA
- a CDS encoding M23 family metallopeptidase — MNDRHPSAAPDPSVPAPDAAFGHHPSPQQPTAYGWTGHDTGQWDTTHQWDASGHTQTWDFSACDTGGQTGWGQAQGGSWATGSGSGPAGQWQWETSSSTGWGNLPDGGWGDASGQWDTGHSAQWDTSGQWDTSGYGSLPQAPQQPVDHAMTQTWDASAWAQPADPWAGNHAAETQTWDASAWAETAQPAPPHDPTLMAVIPGLGAEHVPPGPAPVTDADTRTMHAVFAPATDGFAPDDPAASDLMADGSVPDDQPAGDDDRHGAEATAGDRPVRNRRKGGAPRSGYRPRRKALLTVAVPSVAVMGVAGVAAATVASSGGHEAQQTQAASAPDASTAKLSAANNKLDTQLAGLSRGADDFATRANRTQERIDLRLRQEEERKRKAEEAARKEAERPKFALPVAQHGLSAYYGQAGVNWMSVHTGIDFPVSYGTPVMAATDGTVRTQYNVAYGNMAIVTSPDGTETWYCHLSSTRVRSGQVKAGDVIAYSGNSGNSTGPHLHFEVRPGGSAVDPLPWLRAHDLDPT; from the coding sequence GTGAACGACCGTCACCCATCGGCGGCCCCGGATCCGTCCGTTCCCGCTCCCGATGCAGCATTCGGACACCACCCGTCCCCCCAGCAGCCCACCGCCTACGGCTGGACCGGTCACGACACCGGCCAGTGGGACACGACCCATCAGTGGGACGCCTCCGGTCACACCCAGACCTGGGACTTCAGCGCCTGTGACACCGGCGGGCAGACCGGCTGGGGACAGGCCCAGGGCGGCTCCTGGGCGACCGGCTCCGGCAGCGGGCCCGCCGGGCAGTGGCAGTGGGAGACGTCGAGTTCGACCGGGTGGGGAAACCTTCCTGATGGTGGCTGGGGTGACGCCTCGGGCCAGTGGGACACCGGACACTCCGCCCAGTGGGACACTTCGGGCCAGTGGGACACCAGTGGTTACGGCTCCCTGCCGCAGGCCCCACAGCAGCCCGTCGACCACGCCATGACCCAGACCTGGGACGCCTCGGCCTGGGCCCAGCCCGCCGACCCCTGGGCCGGCAACCACGCGGCGGAGACGCAGACCTGGGACGCCAGCGCCTGGGCGGAGACCGCGCAGCCCGCGCCGCCGCACGACCCGACGCTGATGGCCGTCATCCCCGGCCTCGGCGCGGAGCACGTACCGCCCGGCCCGGCACCGGTGACCGACGCCGACACGCGGACCATGCACGCCGTCTTCGCCCCGGCCACGGACGGTTTCGCCCCGGACGACCCGGCGGCGAGCGACCTCATGGCCGACGGGTCCGTCCCGGACGACCAGCCCGCCGGTGACGACGACCGGCACGGCGCCGAGGCGACCGCCGGCGACCGCCCGGTGCGCAACCGGCGCAAGGGCGGCGCCCCCCGCTCCGGTTACCGGCCCCGCCGCAAGGCCCTCCTCACGGTGGCCGTGCCCTCGGTCGCCGTGATGGGCGTGGCCGGTGTGGCCGCCGCGACCGTCGCGTCCAGCGGGGGCCACGAGGCGCAGCAGACCCAGGCCGCGTCCGCCCCCGACGCGTCCACCGCCAAACTCTCCGCCGCCAACAACAAGCTGGACACCCAGCTCGCCGGACTGAGCCGGGGGGCGGACGACTTCGCCACCCGCGCCAACCGGACGCAGGAACGCATCGACCTGCGGCTGCGCCAGGAGGAAGAACGCAAGCGGAAGGCCGAGGAGGCCGCCCGCAAGGAGGCCGAACGGCCCAAGTTCGCGCTGCCCGTCGCCCAGCACGGGCTCAGCGCGTACTACGGACAGGCGGGCGTCAACTGGATGTCCGTACACACCGGCATCGACTTCCCCGTCAGTTACGGCACCCCCGTGATGGCGGCTACCGACGGCACCGTCCGCACCCAGTACAACGTCGCCTACGGCAACATGGCCATAGTGACCTCCCCGGACGGGACCGAGACCTGGTACTGCCACCTCAGCAGCACCCGGGTGCGGTCCGGGCAGGTCAAGGCCGGTGACGTGATCGCCTACTCCGGCAACTCGGGCAACTCCACCGGACCGCACCTGCACTTCGAGGTACGGCCCGGCGGCTCGGCCGTCGACCCGCTGCCGTGGCTGCGCGCCCACGACCTCGACCCGACCTGA
- the pcrA gene encoding DNA helicase PcrA, translated as MSSLFDDSFLADLVPSDEEPPPPPEDTAPEPLPDDLFGGAFDAPVPREAYYRDGAPRPVVDPAALLEGMNDQQRAAVVHSGSPLLIVAGAGSGKTRVLTHRIAHLLGARGVHPGQILAITFTNKAAGEMKERVEQLVGPRADAMWVMTFHSACVRILRRESKKLGFTSSFSIYDAADSKRLMALVCRDLDLDPKKFPPKSFSAKISNLKNELIDEEAFAAQAADGFEKTLAEAYAMYQSRLREANALDFDDIIMTTVHLLQAFPDVAEHYRRRFRHVLVDEYQDTNHAQYTLIRELVGTPATAGEEGPGELCVVGDADQSIYAFRGATIRNILQFEEDYPDATTILLEQNYRSTQTILSAANAVIERNENRRPKNLWTEAGAGSTITGYVADTEHDEAQFVADEIDRLTDAGDAKAGDVAIFYRTNAQSRVFEEIFIRVGLPYKVVGGVRFYERKEVRDVLAYLRVLANPEDTVPLRRILNVPKRGIGERAEAMIDALSLREKISFSQALRRVDDAYGMAARSANAVKRFNVLMDELRTIVESGAGPATVLEAVLERTGYLAELQASTDPQDETRIENLQELAAVALEFEQERTEDEPGTLAEFLEKVALVADSDQIPDEDTEGTGVITLMTLHTAKGLEFPVVFLTGMEDGVFPHMRALGQTKELEEERRLAYVGITRARERLYLTRSSMRSAWGQPAYNPPSRFLEEIPDRYVEWRRTGPATPSASVSGIASGRSAASSSSRIGGRGAAGPSGFATRRAKDRPVVSLAIGDRVTHDSFGLGTVVGVKGSGDNAEATIDFGQEKPKRLLLRYAPVEKL; from the coding sequence ATGAGCAGCCTCTTTGACGACAGCTTCCTGGCGGATCTCGTCCCTTCCGACGAGGAGCCGCCGCCTCCTCCGGAGGACACGGCCCCCGAGCCGCTGCCGGACGACCTCTTCGGCGGCGCCTTCGACGCGCCCGTCCCCAGGGAGGCCTACTACCGCGACGGCGCCCCGCGGCCCGTCGTGGACCCCGCCGCGCTGCTGGAGGGCATGAACGACCAGCAGCGCGCCGCCGTGGTGCACTCCGGCTCCCCGCTGCTCATCGTCGCCGGCGCGGGCTCGGGCAAGACCCGCGTCCTCACCCACCGCATCGCCCATCTCCTCGGCGCCCGGGGTGTCCACCCGGGGCAGATCCTCGCGATCACCTTCACCAACAAGGCCGCGGGCGAGATGAAGGAGCGCGTCGAGCAGCTCGTCGGTCCCCGGGCCGACGCGATGTGGGTGATGACGTTCCACAGCGCCTGCGTCCGGATCCTGCGCCGGGAGAGCAAGAAGCTCGGCTTCACGTCGTCCTTCTCTATCTACGACGCCGCCGACTCCAAGCGGCTCATGGCCCTGGTCTGCCGCGACCTGGACCTCGACCCGAAGAAGTTCCCGCCGAAGTCGTTCAGCGCGAAGATCTCCAATCTCAAGAACGAGCTGATCGACGAGGAGGCGTTCGCGGCGCAGGCCGCCGACGGCTTCGAGAAGACCCTCGCCGAGGCGTACGCGATGTACCAGTCGAGGCTGCGCGAGGCCAACGCGCTCGACTTCGACGACATCATCATGACCACGGTCCACCTGCTCCAGGCGTTCCCGGACGTCGCCGAGCACTACCGGCGCCGCTTCCGGCACGTCCTGGTCGACGAGTACCAGGACACCAACCACGCCCAGTACACGCTGATCCGCGAGCTGGTGGGCACCCCGGCGACGGCGGGCGAGGAGGGCCCCGGCGAGCTGTGCGTCGTCGGCGACGCCGACCAGTCCATCTACGCCTTCCGCGGCGCCACCATCCGCAACATCCTCCAGTTCGAGGAGGACTACCCGGACGCCACGACGATCCTGCTGGAGCAGAACTACCGCTCCACGCAGACGATCCTGAGCGCCGCCAACGCGGTCATCGAGCGTAACGAGAACCGCCGCCCGAAGAACCTGTGGACCGAGGCCGGCGCCGGCTCCACGATCACCGGCTACGTGGCCGACACCGAGCACGACGAGGCCCAGTTCGTCGCCGACGAGATCGACCGGCTGACCGACGCCGGCGACGCCAAGGCCGGCGACGTCGCGATCTTCTACCGGACCAACGCCCAGTCCCGTGTCTTCGAAGAGATCTTCATTCGCGTCGGCCTGCCCTACAAGGTCGTCGGCGGCGTGCGCTTCTACGAGCGCAAGGAGGTCCGGGACGTCCTCGCCTACCTGCGCGTTCTGGCCAACCCCGAGGACACCGTGCCGCTGCGCCGGATCCTCAACGTGCCCAAGCGCGGCATCGGCGAGCGCGCCGAAGCCATGATCGACGCGCTGTCCCTGCGCGAGAAGATCAGCTTCTCGCAGGCGCTGCGCCGCGTCGACGACGCCTACGGCATGGCCGCCCGCTCGGCCAACGCCGTGAAGCGCTTCAACGTCCTGATGGACGAGCTCCGCACGATCGTCGAGTCCGGCGCCGGACCGGCCACCGTTCTGGAGGCGGTGCTGGAGCGCACCGGCTACCTGGCCGAACTCCAGGCGTCCACCGACCCGCAGGACGAGACCCGCATCGAGAACCTCCAGGAACTCGCGGCCGTGGCCCTGGAGTTCGAGCAGGAGCGGACCGAGGACGAGCCCGGCACCCTCGCGGAGTTCCTGGAGAAGGTCGCCCTCGTCGCCGACTCGGACCAGATCCCCGACGAAGACACCGAGGGCACCGGCGTCATCACGCTGATGACCCTGCACACCGCCAAGGGCCTGGAGTTCCCGGTCGTCTTCCTCACCGGCATGGAGGACGGCGTCTTCCCGCACATGCGCGCCCTCGGCCAGACCAAGGAGCTGGAGGAGGAGCGGCGGCTCGCCTACGTGGGCATCACCCGGGCCCGCGAGCGGCTGTACCTGACCCGGTCGAGCATGCGCAGCGCCTGGGGCCAGCCCGCCTACAACCCGCCGTCCCGCTTCCTGGAGGAGATCCCCGACCGGTACGTCGAGTGGCGCCGCACCGGGCCGGCCACGCCGTCGGCGTCGGTGTCCGGGATCGCCTCGGGCCGGTCCGCGGCCTCCTCGTCGTCGCGTATCGGCGGCCGGGGCGCGGCGGGGCCGAGCGGCTTCGCCACGCGGCGCGCCAAGGACCGTCCGGTGGTGTCCCTGGCGATCGGCGACCGGGTCACCCACGACTCGTTCGGCCTGGGCACGGTCGTCGGCGTCAAGGGCAGTGGCGACAACGCCGAGGCGACGATCGACTTCGGGCAGGAGAAGCCCAAGCGCCTGCTGCTGCGCTACGCGCCGGTCGAGAAGCTGTAG